tcttgaaatattccgaattgactgaccttcatgtctgtcatttctctttgcttatttgagctgttcttgccataatatggacttggtcttttaccaaatagggctatcttctgtataacacccctaccttgtcacaacacaactgattggctcaaacgcattaagaaggaaagaaattccacaaatgaacttttaacaaggcacacctgttaattgaaatgcatttcgggtgactacctcatgaagctggttgagagaatgccaagagcgtgcaaagctgtcatcaaggcaaagggtgactactttgaagaatctttgtttaacacttttttggttactacatgattccatatgtgttatttcatagttttgatgtcttcactattattctacaatgtagaaaatagtcaaaataaagaaaaacccttgaatgagtaggagtgtccaaacttttgactggtactgtatatatcgtGAATCGCCTGTAAGATATGAGTTTTAGGCCATATCACACAGCCCTAGCGTCTGTGCACAACTTATTTTGCCTCCAGGTTTAAATGAAAGACTCTGCTGCATGTTCTATAGATGCATTAGTTCATTTCAAAAACAAATGTTTGTATCATGTATTGATgattacattttaaaataattgCTCTGATAATTGATAATCATAACTGTTTATAGTGGAATACCTTTTAACATTTTTGGAAAAATAGATATTAATGCATATCATTGTATGCTtgccaaatattttatatttttgcacatttattccCATTTCTTGTGAATGCTTTGTTTTACATGCATGACATAATTAAACCCCAAGCCAAAACCTTTGAATTCAGTTCCACTGACAAAAGACAAAGTTGCATGTTCTGAACAGTCACATAGATATGTGCTGACTAGGATTGTCTTGTTCACTGATTGGCTGATGTGGGTTAATGAGGTGTCAATCATGATATCCAACACAAGACTGATTTATTGGTCCACCAGGGAAAGTCACCAATCAAATTGCACTTAGTCTGTGACGACATAAAAAGATGACAAAAACACAAACTTCTGGTTTGGCATTACTATCTTATAGACAGACCTACATTGATATTGACGAGATCAACCAAAACAGTCTTGTGTTTGGTGCCTGCCTAACTGTGCCTTATGTATTGCTTATTACACTGCCTTACTTGCCACTGTGTGATTCTCTCCGTGTTCTGTTGCACTGCAcctttttgtgttttgttttctgCGTGTGTTTTGAAACCCGCCCCCTTTTTCTCTTGCCTGCATTTCAGTCAGAGCTAAGACATGGTCCCTTTTACTATGTGAAGCAACCATCACTCACCACAGACCCTGTTGATGTTGTACCGCAGGACGGCAGGAATGACTTCTACTGCTGGCTGTGCCACCGCGAGGGCCAGGTGCTCTGCTGTGAGCTCTGCCCGAGGGTGTACCATGCCAAGTGCCTCAAACTGCCAGCAGAGCCCGAGGGCGACTGGTTCTGTCCAGAGTGTGAGGTActcgcttgtgtgtgtgtgcggtgcgtgtgggtgtgtaggTGTATATACATGCGCACGTTGTGTGGGAGTGTTCCAGGCACATTTTCGCTTTACCACTAGCTTAATATCCGCTTGCTCTTTGGGTTTTCAGGTGATGGGATTGGAGGGAGGCTTGGGTCAACTTCAATTCTGCATTTCAGTTAAATAATGTAAAAATCCTTATACCATACTTCCGGAGTCAGTTCCCTAATCTGTTGAGTGGGCTTGACGATTATATCATCAAATTTGTGAAAACGCGGTCATTTAAGATATGTATAaaattatgtttgtgtttgtCTTTGCGCTGAAGACTATTGCGCTACATTTTCCCCCATTTGAAGACCATTGAAAAAGCCTACAAAAACTACAAGGCTTCTTCCTGGAAAATGACATGTCACTTTCATAGCGTATTCTATAATAAGGATAATACACATGCCACTTTTAAGTCTCAAATTGAAATGGAATCGAGCCCAAGCCTGTTTGGAGGGCAAACTTAAAGTGGGCAGGATCTATATCTTCCCTCTCTAGATGGATTTTGCTGCTGTGAGGACTAGTACTTCAGTCTCCTATAGATTACAACACAGATGCATAGTTAATAGCCAGCCCAGCAGACtaatgtgagtgggtgtgtgttagCCCAGTCCCTGTGCTTGGTATACTTCCCTTTTGGTTTTACCAGCTACTATTTGCCATTGatacattactttttttttttttccagaaaatcacagtaGCAGAGTGCATAGAGACACAGAGCAAGGCCATGACCATGCTAACGATAGATCAGCTCTCATACCTGCTGAAGTTTGCCCTCCAGAAGATGAAACAGCCAGGGGTAAGTTCAAATAAAACATttcaatcaaattttatttgtcacattcttCGTGATCAaccggtgtagactaacagtgaaatggttacttacgtgtccttttccaacaatgcagagttaaagataacatatatatattttttaatagtgacacaaggaataaatacacagtgaaaaaCAAATAACAATAGCTAGtataaataacatggctatatacagggagtaccagtaccgagtccttCATTGACATTGATAGTTCTTCTGACATCCTCCAGGTGCCCACTGTGAGCCAGAGAGGGCTGTCGGTTAAATGATGTGTTTGTTTATGAGAACTGATGCCTGTGACTGTTTCCTCCCTGGGCAGACTGAGCCCTTCTGGAAGCCTGTGTCTCTGGAGCAGCACCCTGACTATGCCGAGTACATATTCCACCCTATGGACCTCGCAACACTGGAGAAGGTACCATTTACattcacatttttgtcatttcgcagacgcttttatctagAGCGACTACATGCCATAAGTGAATTCAACTGAAGTCGAAATGGTGTTTTCTAATAATGTACGTTTTTCTCTGCTATATTTGTAGAATATGAAAAAGAAAATGTATGGCTGCACGGAAGCCTTCTTGGCTGACGTGAAATGGATCTTGCACAACTGCATCATCTACAATGGTGGTAGGTCACAAACATCTGCTTAACACCGTTTCCTTTCTGTACTGCTACTTGCTTTGGAGATAAACAACTTGGCTTTTACGAACATGTTTTATGTCTTTTGGTTTTGTTCCAGGTAATCACAAACTAACAGCAACAGCAAAGGTCGTCGTGAAGATCTGTGAACATGAAGTGAGTATCATTTTTACATGATGACTGAAATGCCAGCCGGGGGTGTGTTTTGTTTTCTCCCTGTAAAATGGCCATTTCAGTGATGTGGAAACTGCTGTCTGTTTCAGATGAATGAAATCGAGGTCTGTCCAGAGTGCTACCTGTCCTCGTGCCAAAAGAGGGACAACTGGTTTTGCGAGCCATGTGTAAGACAAACGTTTCCTCACCTTCTTTTGCAATTAACATTTTAATAGATTTTCATTTTTGTCCTTCCACATACTATGTGACTTGAGTCACAATTAGGTTTGTCCTGAAGACAACTGTAGATTAgcctaaatgtcatatttcaaatCTCAAAAACACTCTTTAGAGCAAAGGAAATCTTATTCCACTGTCTGTTTTTATGCTGTCTTATCTGACTTTTCCCCTGGTCTGCCTCCCCTCTTAGGGTCACACCCACCCCCTGGTATGGGCAAAGCTGAAGGGCTTTCCCTTCTGGCCAGCCAAAGCACTGCGGGAGAAAGACGGACAGGTGGACGCACGCTTCTTCGGACAGCATGACAggtgagccttgctgttggatgAAAGTAAGAGGATGGAAGCGACTTTTCATCGTTTTTACTTGGACTCCCCTGAAGTGAGTCATAGTTCTATGCTTATCCTACTCCTAACAAGTCTCTCTGTGTTTTTTCTCCGTAGGGCGTGGGTTCCCCTCAACAACTGCTACCTCATGTCCAAGGAGATTCCCTTCTCTGTGAAGAAGACCAAGAGCATTTTCAACAGCGCCATGCAGGAGATGGAGGTCTACGTGGAAAACATCCGCAAGAAGTTTGGTGTGTTCAACTACGCCCCCTTCCGCACCCCCTTCACGCCCAACAACCAGCTCCAGATGCTGCTGGATCCAGCCAACCCCGGGGCAGGGGCCGTGAAGATGGAGAAACCCGACAAGATGCGCTTCAACTTCGACATGACCGCATCTCCCAAGATGCTCCTGGGCAAGAGCTCTCTGTCGAGCGGGATGGGGCGGAGGATCTCTCTGACGGACATGCCTCGCTCTCCCATGAGCACCAACTCCTCTGTACACACGGGGTCTGACGTGGAGCaggatgggatggagagagggccCAGGAACCCCCCATTCCACTACAGTGCTGGGGAGGAGTCTATGGACTACACCGGTAATTAACATGCTCCTGACTCTTAACACGTCATACGACTAACTAACACAGGGGTATTATCTACAGTACAGTCGCAGTCAAAACACAGGTTGGGATCAAGACTCAAGCCATTTGTGGTGGTTAAAGTGTTATGTGTTCTGGCCACAGCGTCCCCTGCCTCAGTGAAGATGGGCCATGCAGGCAGCTTGACGGGCAGCCCCAAGCCCTTCTCCCCTGGTCTGGTGCCCAAGCAGGAGAGGGCCCCGGGCACAGGCAGCATCCTCAACCTCAACCTGGGTGGGTCCCATCTAACCTCTCCTCCTTCTGTAGCACCTTGTCTTGTGCTTTCTGTTTGGTTAGGGGTTATGTTTCGGTTGTGGTTTGAGTTTGAGTGTCATTTGTCACAGATCGTGTGAAGGCTGAGATGGACCTGAAGGAGCTCAGTGAGGCagtacagcagcagcagcagcaacaacaacagggGTCatcactcaccaccaccacccccaagAGACCCATCAGGAGCCTGGACAAGACCATCGAGAGCTGCAAGGCCCAACTAGGTACACTCACACACCATTCATGAATTGTGTCTAGTGACACATTTCAAGGCCTATGAATGATACGCTTTATATTCGTTGTCCCTGTGCAGGCATTGATGGGATCTCTGAGGACGTGTATAAGGGCGTGGAACACAGTGACTCAGAGGATTCCGAAAAGTCTGACTCCAGCGACAGCGAGTACCTTAGCGACGAGGAGCACAGACCGAAGAGCGTGGACAAGGACAAAGCAGAGAGGGAGTCGAGGAAGAGGCCCAAGGCGAGCACACAGGGAGAGGACAAGGA
This portion of the Coregonus clupeaformis isolate EN_2021a chromosome 24, ASM2061545v1, whole genome shotgun sequence genome encodes:
- the LOC121538535 gene encoding protein kinase C-binding protein 1-like isoform X1: MDVSMRSKVSDPGSVERSLVAQKRKVSSPTHSSNGHSPSDTSPSPLKKKKKPGAVHSNNKDQSELRHGPFYYVKQPSLTTDPVDVVPQDGRNDFYCWLCHREGQVLCCELCPRVYHAKCLKLPAEPEGDWFCPECEKITVAECIETQSKAMTMLTIDQLSYLLKFALQKMKQPGTEPFWKPVSLEQHPDYAEYIFHPMDLATLEKNMKKKMYGCTEAFLADVKWILHNCIIYNGGNHKLTATAKVVVKICEHEMNEIEVCPECYLSSCQKRDNWFCEPCGHTHPLVWAKLKGFPFWPAKALREKDGQVDARFFGQHDRAWVPLNNCYLMSKEIPFSVKKTKSIFNSAMQEMEVYVENIRKKFGVFNYAPFRTPFTPNNQLQMLLDPANPGAGAVKMEKPDKMRFNFDMTASPKMLLGKSSLSSGMGRRISLTDMPRSPMSTNSSVHTGSDVEQDGMERGPRNPPFHYSAGEESMDYTASPASVKMGHAGSLTGSPKPFSPGLVPKQERAPGTGSILNLNLDRVKAEMDLKELSEAVQQQQQQQQQGSSLTTTTPKRPIRSLDKTIESCKAQLGIDGISEDVYKGVEHSDSEDSEKSDSSDSEYLSDEEHRPKSVDKDKAERESRKRPKASTQGEDKEAVTGTRDKKKTEALLKDRQGSNGPERDSQEPRTPQTQPPTDMPKAPEEGRAGAPQALAGPDQDSDSERELVIDLGDEQGGRDRKARREPGAAATKATKLEGKFPAAVTPSPASATSSNLKDPSQPLINPPLNLSSSTGSGQPNTALTTTPSPAPTSAPTLSSAAASAVKKQRPLLPKETAQAVQRTVVWNPANKFQTSSQKWHMQKVQRQQEEQPSTPTQTQVPVPVQPPTQAQTRSPQQLQSQQQLQASSSTRYQTRQAAKAVQQKDGPQTSTSSVTLVTSVASSSSSYLAGDFQIPTASADVAADIAKYTNKMMDTIKGTMTEIYNDLSKSTSGNTITEIRRLRIEIEKLQWLHQQELSEMKHNLELTMAEMRQSLEQERERLVAEVKKQMEVEKLQAVDETKKKQWCANCRKEAIFYCCWNTSYCDYPCQQAHWPEHMKSCTQSATASQQEPEAESTSDPSAKPPGHSSSAQYPSGTGYVPTDKGPSPTCSVDKSKDSANATVP